TGATAGGCCCTATAGGAAGGCACTATCTAAGAGGATAGCATTACAGGAAATAGAGAGAAATGCAGGTACCCAATTTGATCCTGAATTAGCCCATCTATTTGTGGATATGATGAAAAATGAAGATACAGAGGGAGATGTACTGATATGTTGATGGAATCTATGGTAACATCTATAGCTGTAGGCAAGGTAAGGGGAGGGAAGATTAAACGTATAGGAGAGCAATATATAAAGGGATGGTATTTATTTATAATAGGATTTGGTATGGAGTTTTTGTCTGTATATATTAGATTAAAAGATATATCGGGGATATCCTCGATATTAGATAGATATTTTGTATATATACATATATTGTCATATATATTAATATTTATAGGTATATATTTAAACGTTGAGAAGCTGTCAATGAAAATAATATTTGTAGGTGCATTGTTCAATTTTATAGTTATAGTTGTAAATGGAGGACAAATGCCTGTATCTGAAGAAGGTCTATTGAAATTAGGGCTTATGGACAATCTAGCGATGCTAAAAAATAATATGGTTTTAACTCATGCATTGATAAATAAGTCAACAAAATTGGCCTTTTTAGGAGATATAATACCGTTACTCAAACCTTATCCATTACCTAAAATGATTAGCATAGGAGATGTATTTTTGGGTATAGGAATATTTGCATATATACAAAATCTTATGATTAATAGGAAATAAAAGGGCATGGATTTTAGTTGATTTTATAGTATTTTAATGTTATATATAATATTAGTGGCAAATACATTTTTAGAGGAGATAATAACAGATGAGAAGAAGAAAGACAGGATTTTCCGTAGCACTATTCATAGTTATGTTGATCGCAGTATTGGGGATATATTTCTTTAATGAAATTTCCAATGGGCCTATAATAGAGCCTAATATTTTAAAGAAGGCAGAAAGTGATACACAAAAAGAAGAAACTAAAGAACCTGTTGAAGAGGTGACTAATATAGAGGCTACATTAGTTGCCACTGGAGATATAATGTTTCATTCTACTCAGATAAAGGGTGCTTATAATGAAGAACAGGACAAGTATGTATTTGATAATGTATTTAAAAGTGTAAAAAAATATATAGAATCTGCAGATTTAGCATTGGGCAATTTTGAGACTGTAACTGCTGGACCAGAGCATGGCTATAGGGGTTTTCCCACATTTAATAGCCCAGAGTCGACA
Above is a window of Clostridiisalibacter paucivorans DSM 22131 DNA encoding:
- a CDS encoding DUF5317 domain-containing protein encodes the protein MLMESMVTSIAVGKVRGGKIKRIGEQYIKGWYLFIIGFGMEFLSVYIRLKDISGISSILDRYFVYIHILSYILIFIGIYLNVEKLSMKIIFVGALFNFIVIVVNGGQMPVSEEGLLKLGLMDNLAMLKNNMVLTHALINKSTKLAFLGDIIPLLKPYPLPKMISIGDVFLGIGIFAYIQNLMINRK